The Candidatus Thorarchaeota archaeon genome has a segment encoding these proteins:
- the leuS gene encoding leucine--tRNA ligase, whose protein sequence is MSDSESEFAKIEKKWQRRWAKDKIFEADPDPNRPKFFLTVPYPYTNGALHIGHGRTYTVGDLIARYKRMRGYNVLFPMASHMTGTPILGMVERIKVGDKKAIEQYKRDLRLYLDTEEEVDAQLAKFTDPWTTAKFFANAISADFKALGYSIDWRRKFTTGDKEYNQFVSWQYHKFKDKGYLKQGDYPLLYCPNCGNPVGEDDLLEGATAKIKEFTAIKFGFKDGYIVPATLRPETIFGVTNMWINPKETYVWALVNGEKWLISEAAAEKLRLQAKTVEILEKFPGSEVVGQKFSAIHDDRELPILPADFVDPNNATGVVYSVPAHAPFDYIALRDLWEDPSGLEQYGISAEDVRGIQMISMIDIEGYSEFPAKDAVEKRNITSQDEDEALEEATQEIYKAEFYSGIMKDNCGQFSGRPIKDVKDEVVAWMKSINRCDVFYEPDQRPVVCKCGTDVQVGVFAGQWFLDYLAPGWKDNAHKALDSMDIVPDLFRNLFEATFDWLTQRPCARKRGIGTRLPFDPDWIIESLSDSTIYMAYYTISHKIRAHKLKPKQLTVGFFDYVFLGKGKPEKVSEETGIDATILEDLRSEFLYWYPNDQRHTAPSHITNHLSFAIFHHVAIFPKKHWLKCISLNEHVIKEGAKMSKSKGNVIPLVEIPQKYGADVYRTYVISAAEPASLMDWRERDVPAVRNRLRRFAEIMKKYSRKEPRVYRKKDHPTMVTRWVLSRVNSIVRDCTEYLDSFKLRDYAINSMTEMIRVINHYLRRKEVPKEERESTMAYVCDIWVRLVAPMTPHIAEEFWSKMKRDGYVSLAQWPKYDKKLIDPAIESAFDVVTSTIADIREIKGLLKGQSPTRVHIYVAPQWKFDLMDTVKKADVPLIVGQLMKLIMSNPDFKKYGKDAQALVTKIVKENGLWPHAASARAEMEALQSSAAYMQDELGMEIIVHKAERPDYDPHNKARYARPGKVSLFLE, encoded by the coding sequence TTGAGCGATAGTGAGAGTGAATTTGCAAAGATTGAGAAGAAGTGGCAGCGCCGCTGGGCCAAGGACAAGATCTTCGAGGCGGATCCAGACCCCAACCGACCGAAGTTCTTCCTTACAGTGCCCTATCCCTACACGAATGGCGCGCTGCATATTGGGCATGGTAGGACCTATACGGTTGGAGACCTGATTGCCCGCTACAAGAGAATGCGTGGATACAATGTCCTCTTCCCGATGGCCTCACACATGACCGGGACTCCCATTCTAGGGATGGTCGAGCGGATCAAAGTAGGTGACAAAAAGGCCATTGAACAATACAAACGTGACCTGCGGCTCTATCTGGATACTGAGGAGGAAGTGGATGCGCAGCTGGCCAAGTTCACTGACCCATGGACCACGGCCAAGTTCTTTGCAAATGCGATCTCTGCTGACTTCAAGGCTCTCGGGTATAGTATTGACTGGCGACGAAAGTTCACGACTGGCGATAAGGAGTATAATCAGTTTGTCAGTTGGCAATATCACAAGTTCAAAGACAAGGGCTACCTGAAACAGGGTGACTATCCACTACTCTATTGTCCAAACTGCGGAAACCCCGTTGGAGAAGACGACCTGCTGGAGGGTGCTACAGCCAAGATCAAGGAGTTCACCGCTATCAAGTTCGGATTCAAGGATGGCTACATAGTCCCTGCCACTCTACGCCCTGAGACCATCTTTGGCGTCACGAACATGTGGATCAACCCAAAGGAGACCTATGTATGGGCACTGGTCAACGGGGAGAAGTGGCTGATCTCCGAGGCTGCGGCTGAAAAGCTCAGGCTTCAGGCCAAAACGGTTGAGATATTGGAGAAGTTCCCCGGGTCAGAGGTAGTCGGTCAAAAATTCTCTGCGATACATGATGATAGAGAACTGCCGATTCTCCCTGCTGACTTTGTTGATCCCAACAATGCCACAGGTGTTGTCTATTCCGTTCCAGCCCATGCACCCTTCGACTACATTGCCCTACGAGACCTCTGGGAAGACCCCTCAGGTCTGGAGCAATACGGTATCTCGGCCGAGGATGTTCGTGGTATTCAGATGATCAGCATGATCGATATCGAGGGCTATAGCGAGTTCCCTGCAAAGGACGCAGTCGAAAAACGCAATATCACGTCACAGGACGAAGACGAGGCATTGGAGGAGGCAACTCAGGAGATCTACAAGGCTGAGTTCTATAGTGGTATCATGAAGGACAACTGTGGCCAGTTCTCAGGGCGCCCTATCAAGGATGTCAAGGATGAGGTGGTCGCATGGATGAAGTCCATCAACAGATGCGATGTATTCTACGAGCCCGATCAGCGTCCTGTTGTCTGCAAGTGCGGTACTGATGTCCAAGTTGGTGTCTTTGCTGGTCAGTGGTTCCTCGACTATCTGGCTCCCGGCTGGAAGGACAATGCTCACAAGGCACTCGACTCGATGGATATCGTGCCTGATCTATTCAGAAATCTCTTCGAGGCCACCTTTGATTGGCTGACGCAGAGACCGTGTGCGCGCAAGCGCGGGATTGGGACACGTCTGCCCTTCGACCCTGACTGGATCATCGAGTCGCTGTCTGATTCCACGATCTATATGGCCTACTACACGATCAGTCACAAGATCCGTGCGCACAAGTTAAAGCCAAAGCAGTTGACCGTTGGCTTCTTTGACTACGTGTTTCTGGGTAAGGGGAAGCCGGAGAAGGTATCAGAGGAGACCGGAATAGATGCCACGATCTTGGAGGATCTGCGGTCAGAGTTTCTATACTGGTATCCAAATGACCAGAGGCATACTGCGCCCTCTCACATCACAAACCATCTGAGCTTTGCGATCTTTCATCATGTGGCTATCTTCCCCAAGAAGCACTGGTTGAAATGTATCAGCCTGAACGAGCACGTGATCAAAGAGGGAGCGAAGATGTCCAAGTCTAAGGGCAACGTGATCCCCCTCGTTGAAATCCCTCAGAAGTATGGGGCCGATGTCTATCGTACTTATGTCATCTCAGCAGCAGAGCCTGCAAGTCTGATGGACTGGCGAGAACGAGATGTGCCTGCTGTCCGAAATCGTCTGCGACGGTTTGCGGAAATCATGAAAAAGTACTCGCGTAAAGAACCACGAGTCTATCGGAAGAAGGATCACCCCACCATGGTGACGCGATGGGTCCTCTCACGGGTCAATTCCATCGTGCGGGACTGCACAGAGTACCTCGACTCGTTCAAGCTCCGTGACTATGCCATTAACTCAATGACCGAGATGATCCGTGTCATCAACCACTACCTGCGCCGGAAGGAGGTTCCGAAGGAGGAACGTGAGAGTACGATGGCTTACGTCTGTGATATCTGGGTGCGCTTGGTAGCTCCGATGACTCCACATATTGCAGAAGAGTTCTGGTCAAAGATGAAGCGTGATGGCTATGTTTCTCTTGCGCAGTGGCCAAAATATGACAAGAAGCTGATCGATCCTGCTATCGAGAGCGCCTTTGATGTGGTCACCTCTACAATCGCAGACATACGTGAGATTAAAGGTCTATTGAAAGGTCAGAGTCCTACTCGGGTACATATCTATGTGGCCCCTCAGTGGAAGTTTGACCTGATGGACACGGTCAAGAAGGCAGATGTACCTCTGATAGTCGGTCAACTGATGAAATTGATCATGTCAAATCCGGACTTCAAAAAGTACGGAAAGGATGCACAGGCCCTCGTGACCAAGATCGTCAAGGAGAATGGGCTATGGCCGCATGCTGCAAGTGCCCGTGCGGAGATGGAGGCGCTTCAGAGTTCTGCGGCCTATATGCAGGACGAACTGGGAATGGAGATTATCGTGCATAAGGCAGAGAGACCTGACTATGATCCTCACAACAAGGCACGTTATGCGCGACCCGGTAAAGTGTCTCTTTTCCTCGAATAG
- a CDS encoding nucleotidyltransferase domain-containing protein: MLSPERLRDILLELGGESIDLIILFGSRARGDSHLHSDTDIAIHTTLPGKETRWNLLLQLTSAVNGPNFHTDLVILEDVDWSLKYRIARDGKVLYERDHAWARFKARVMKYYPDYRIFEKKYLDMALRGL, from the coding sequence ATGCTCTCCCCCGAAAGGCTCCGTGATATTCTTCTTGAACTCGGTGGTGAGAGTATTGATCTGATCATTCTATTTGGTTCTCGTGCTCGAGGAGATTCTCATCTTCATAGTGACACAGACATAGCTATACACACAACATTGCCGGGTAAGGAGACACGTTGGAATCTTTTGCTTCAACTCACATCTGCTGTTAATGGTCCAAATTTTCATACAGACCTTGTCATACTTGAGGATGTAGATTGGTCACTAAAATATCGAATTGCACGTGATGGCAAGGTCTTGTACGAGAGAGATCATGCTTGGGCCCGATTTAAGGCACGAGTGATGAAATACTACCCCGACTATCGTATTTTTGAGAAAAAGTATCTTGATATGGCACTGAGGGGACTATGA
- a CDS encoding DUF86 domain-containing protein, with translation MAIDSVVVRRRISHILSKLEYLRQQLPITLEKLEDLTLLQSIERCLEVIGQAIIDISASILAELHEPIPKSYRETVIALGTRNIIGSDLAQRLANLASMRNILVHEYLEVDLDIIVRTVPLVLDDAHEFITAVNRLLKKSE, from the coding sequence ATGGCAATTGACTCTGTTGTTGTTCGTAGAAGAATATCTCATATTCTCTCTAAACTTGAATATTTGCGGCAGCAACTCCCTATTACGCTTGAAAAGCTTGAAGATTTGACGCTGCTACAGTCGATTGAGCGCTGTTTGGAAGTAATTGGCCAAGCCATAATTGATATCTCCGCCAGCATATTGGCTGAACTACACGAGCCAATTCCTAAAAGCTATAGGGAGACTGTGATTGCTCTTGGTACGCGTAATATTATTGGCTCTGATCTAGCGCAACGCCTTGCGAATTTAGCAAGCATGAGAAATATACTTGTTCACGAATATCTCGAGGTTGATCTTGATATTATTGTTCGGACGGTGCCATTGGTCTTGGATGACGCGCATGAGTTTATTACTGCTGTAAATCGTCTGTTGAAAAAATCCGAATGA
- the secY gene encoding preprotein translocase subunit SecY translates to MPSKFLKALSPLVRIMPEVKAPDREVSFREKVIWTIVVLIIFLVMSHMPLYGVDKTAGTDYLWAMRVILASTRGTLMELGIGPIVTAGLVMQLLSGSKIIDVDYSDSEDRALFTGGQKVLAMLMTAFQAIAYILGNAYGQLTPNQQVLVFIQLFASGVIVILMDELIQKGWGLGSGVSLFIMTNVAGRVMWNSFNLLELESAAPDGYTGPGGTRLPKGIIAAIVVNILRWFGIGTQTNPAVDAVWLFFRNGYDPSIFALIVTFGIFFAVLWMESVRVEIPLQYAKYRGMKARYPIKLLYTSNIPVILAQALYANILFFGQIVYNNWNSDRSNPFLNLLGTFTQQEGSSRMIADGGLARYITPPQGLMVFQQPDGILHIIIYALLMILLCWGFSVIWVDISGIAPRDVAQQLLSSGYIVPGFRRSEKVLQRLLDRYIPIVAGLGGFLIGILAAVADIMGALASGTGILLMVSIIKQYYEQIAKEQLAGMGGEGMAGLLGIM, encoded by the coding sequence TTGCCATCTAAGTTTCTAAAAGCCCTGTCACCTCTCGTTCGGATAATGCCTGAGGTCAAGGCACCTGACAGAGAGGTTTCATTTCGAGAAAAGGTCATCTGGACCATTGTGGTCCTGATAATATTCTTGGTCATGTCACATATGCCACTCTATGGTGTTGACAAGACAGCTGGAACCGACTATCTCTGGGCCATGCGAGTCATTCTTGCAAGCACCAGAGGTACACTCATGGAGCTCGGAATTGGACCAATAGTCACTGCAGGTCTTGTGATGCAGCTCCTCTCCGGTTCGAAGATCATAGATGTGGACTACAGCGATTCTGAGGATCGAGCCCTGTTCACTGGTGGTCAGAAAGTCCTTGCAATGTTGATGACTGCCTTTCAGGCCATTGCATACATTCTCGGCAATGCCTACGGTCAGCTCACACCAAACCAGCAGGTCTTGGTGTTTATTCAGCTCTTCGCCTCTGGTGTCATTGTCATCCTCATGGACGAACTGATCCAGAAGGGTTGGGGCCTTGGTTCAGGAGTCTCACTCTTCATCATGACCAATGTTGCTGGTCGTGTCATGTGGAACTCCTTCAACTTGCTTGAACTCGAGTCCGCCGCACCTGATGGTTACACTGGTCCTGGTGGCACACGGCTGCCCAAGGGGATCATTGCAGCAATAGTTGTCAACATTCTCCGATGGTTTGGTATTGGTACACAGACAAACCCCGCCGTTGACGCTGTTTGGCTGTTCTTCAGGAATGGCTACGATCCGAGTATCTTTGCGCTGATTGTCACCTTTGGCATATTTTTTGCAGTATTGTGGATGGAGTCCGTCCGTGTTGAGATCCCGCTTCAATATGCAAAGTATAGGGGCATGAAGGCGCGTTACCCGATCAAGTTGCTCTATACCTCAAATATTCCTGTCATTCTCGCACAGGCTCTGTATGCGAACATCCTCTTCTTTGGGCAGATCGTCTATAACAACTGGAACTCTGATCGAAGCAATCCATTCCTCAATCTTCTTGGGACGTTCACGCAACAGGAAGGTAGTAGTAGGATGATTGCGGATGGAGGTCTCGCCCGCTATATCACTCCTCCACAGGGGCTCATGGTCTTTCAGCAACCTGATGGGATATTACATATCATCATCTACGCGCTTCTTATGATCCTCCTCTGTTGGGGCTTCAGTGTGATTTGGGTCGATATCAGCGGGATCGCACCACGTGATGTGGCACAGCAGCTCCTCAGCTCTGGTTACATTGTTCCAGGGTTCAGACGAAGCGAGAAGGTCCTCCAGCGATTGTTGGATCGCTACATCCCCATAGTTGCAGGCCTTGGTGGATTCCTTATTGGTATCTTAGCCGCAGTTGCGGATATCATGGGTGCTCTGGCGAGTGGCACGGGTATCTTGCTGATGGTATCTATCATCAAGCAATACTACGAGCAGATTGCTAAGGAGCAGCTTGCAGGCATGGGCGGCGAAGGCATGGCCGGCCTGCTTGGAATCATGTAG
- a CDS encoding succinylglutamate desuccinylase/aspartoacylase family protein, producing MRAYRSEEEPSMVKPTVDAVDIDLKTGSTLGFYTYGEDRPNVLVVAGMNGVSATDVYAAYLIMKHLQELDRIDGSVTVLPVANPLPFRLGVQVSPLDSKDIDSTFPGNERGSVTERTAWAIWRRAVQAQYVIHLRTGHLSCTSHIVALHRDYIHVRNLASQLSLPFVVQSAGTRGAMHVEVAHEGIPAVTIEMRGGRGEVDPQAAVEVKEAIANFLRITGIIPGDSIEVSNTMMGSLQQINVDAEGFFIPTINLGEVVSPEDVIGQIQDRKEVRSPFGGAVIGIGRMSYVFEGDVIAQVASPLIDRWASSPVEEERTSPPRRKW from the coding sequence ATGAGAGCATACCGATCTGAAGAGGAACCATCAATGGTCAAACCGACTGTAGATGCAGTAGATATTGATCTCAAGACTGGCAGCACTCTGGGATTCTATACATATGGTGAGGATAGACCTAATGTGCTAGTCGTCGCAGGAATGAACGGGGTCTCGGCGACAGATGTCTATGCTGCCTATCTGATAATGAAGCACCTGCAAGAACTGGACAGAATTGATGGATCGGTGACCGTGCTCCCCGTTGCAAATCCGCTCCCATTCCGCCTAGGTGTGCAGGTCTCACCGCTCGATTCCAAAGACATTGATTCCACATTTCCGGGGAATGAACGTGGAAGCGTGACAGAACGAACGGCCTGGGCGATCTGGAGACGTGCCGTACAAGCGCAATACGTCATCCATCTAAGAACGGGTCATCTCTCCTGCACCAGCCACATTGTCGCACTGCACCGGGACTATATTCACGTCAGGAATCTTGCCTCACAATTGTCACTCCCCTTTGTTGTACAGAGCGCGGGTACAAGAGGCGCGATGCATGTGGAAGTTGCCCATGAGGGGATACCCGCAGTCACCATCGAGATGCGTGGGGGAAGAGGCGAAGTTGATCCACAGGCTGCTGTGGAGGTCAAAGAAGCAATCGCCAACTTTCTACGGATCACGGGAATCATTCCGGGTGACAGTATCGAGGTCTCAAACACTATGATGGGGTCACTACAACAGATCAATGTTGATGCAGAGGGGTTCTTCATTCCAACAATCAATCTCGGTGAGGTCGTATCGCCCGAAGATGTGATTGGGCAGATTCAAGACCGTAAAGAGGTACGATCCCCATTTGGAGGCGCAGTGATTGGTATTGGTCGGATGTCATATGTCTTTGAGGGAGATGTGATAGCACAAGTGGCATCTCCACTCATTGATAGATGGGCCTCATCACCCGTAGAAGAAGAGAGGACCTCACCACCGAGAAGGAAGTGGTAA